From the Gammaproteobacteria bacterium genome, one window contains:
- a CDS encoding cation-translocating P-type ATPase, with protein sequence MNPGSPISSPRGLTASRAAELLTLEGYNELPSARPRSVFAIAINVAREPMFLLLVACGAIYLLLGNRQEALMLLAFVFVVMGITFIQERKAERTLEALRDLSSPRALVIRDGVQIRIAGREVVRGDIVVLSEGDRVPADGMLLESKSLTVDESLLTGESVPVRKLAGDETQMTMGRPGGDDSSFVFSGTLVTQGKGLARVLATGDGTAMGHIGKSLASIAPEATRIQREITQVVKRVAWFGSALAAGIALWYGVARADPLNGFLAGLTFAMAILPEELPVVLTIFLGLGAWRIAKEQVLTRRVPAVEMLGAATVLCVDKTGTLTQNRMTLAQLAVGDRLFDVAQSSGQLFPEEFHETLEFAVLASHRDPFDPTEKAIRESGLKLLAQTEHLHADWQLVEDYPLSGDLLAMSRVWRSPGGRHYVIAAKGSPEAIADLCHLNAADTAVLTRRVNILAGQGLRVLGVAKAVFVHQTLPEIQHDFEFRLLGLIALDDPLRPTAAAAIAESLRAGLRVVMITGDYPATALSVARQIGLDGRDGVITGPELGMLGDSELQQRIKTAHIFCRVVPEQKLRLVDAFKADGEIVAMTGDGVNDAPALKAAHIGIAMGGRGTDVARESASLVLLDDDFSSIVSAVKLGRRIFDNLRKAFAFVIAVHVPIVGMSLIPVMMGWPIVLMPVHILFLQLIIDPACSIVFEAEPEEADVMRRPPRSASARLFDRGILKRSFTQGFVLLAVVLSIFSVALMTGRGANEARALTFTTMVLASIGLIFANRSWSRPALATLGVPNAALWWITIGAAALLGLILYLPALSNLFLFGELRPSDLALCLIAGLATFIFFELSKLFRVLEVSRRSGRPG encoded by the coding sequence ATGAACCCGGGCTCTCCCATCTCATCTCCACGCGGCCTGACCGCCTCCCGGGCGGCCGAGCTGCTGACACTCGAGGGTTACAACGAACTTCCCTCGGCCAGACCGCGCAGCGTTTTCGCGATTGCGATCAATGTTGCGAGGGAACCGATGTTCCTGCTGCTGGTGGCCTGCGGTGCCATTTACCTGCTGCTCGGCAACAGACAGGAAGCCCTGATGCTCCTGGCCTTCGTCTTTGTGGTGATGGGAATTACCTTCATCCAGGAACGCAAGGCTGAGCGCACTCTCGAGGCCTTGCGCGATCTTTCCAGCCCGCGCGCGCTGGTGATCCGCGACGGCGTGCAGATCCGCATCGCCGGCCGTGAGGTGGTGCGCGGCGACATTGTCGTCCTCTCCGAGGGAGATCGCGTTCCGGCGGATGGCATGTTGCTGGAGAGCAAGAGCCTCACCGTCGACGAATCGCTGTTGACCGGTGAGTCGGTGCCGGTCCGCAAACTGGCCGGTGATGAGACGCAGATGACCATGGGGCGGCCCGGCGGCGACGATTCATCCTTCGTGTTTTCGGGGACACTGGTGACACAGGGCAAGGGCCTCGCACGCGTGTTGGCGACGGGCGACGGCACGGCCATGGGCCACATCGGCAAGTCGCTGGCGTCCATTGCGCCGGAGGCAACCCGTATTCAACGCGAGATCACGCAGGTGGTCAAACGCGTGGCATGGTTCGGCTCCGCTCTGGCGGCTGGCATCGCGCTATGGTACGGCGTGGCGCGCGCGGATCCGCTGAACGGTTTTCTGGCCGGTCTCACGTTTGCCATGGCAATTCTGCCCGAAGAGTTGCCGGTTGTGTTGACCATCTTTCTGGGCCTCGGTGCCTGGCGTATTGCAAAAGAGCAGGTGCTGACCCGGCGCGTTCCCGCCGTGGAAATGCTCGGCGCCGCCACGGTCTTATGCGTGGACAAGACCGGCACGCTGACACAGAATCGCATGACGCTCGCACAGCTCGCCGTCGGCGACCGGCTGTTTGATGTCGCGCAATCCTCCGGGCAGCTGTTCCCCGAGGAGTTTCACGAAACATTGGAATTCGCAGTGCTGGCGAGCCACCGGGATCCCTTCGACCCCACGGAGAAGGCGATCCGCGAATCCGGGCTCAAACTGCTCGCGCAGACGGAGCACCTGCACGCCGACTGGCAGCTGGTTGAGGACTATCCACTCTCCGGGGATTTGCTGGCGATGTCGCGGGTCTGGCGATCGCCCGGCGGGAGGCACTATGTCATTGCGGCCAAAGGTTCTCCTGAGGCCATCGCCGATCTCTGCCATCTGAACGCCGCCGACACGGCTGTGTTGACCCGGCGCGTCAACATCCTGGCCGGACAGGGTCTGCGGGTGCTGGGCGTCGCCAAGGCGGTGTTCGTTCACCAGACCCTGCCTGAAATCCAGCATGATTTTGAGTTTCGCCTGCTCGGTCTCATCGCACTCGACGATCCTTTGCGGCCCACGGCCGCCGCCGCCATTGCGGAAAGCCTGAGGGCGGGGCTGCGGGTGGTGATGATCACCGGCGATTATCCCGCAACGGCGCTCAGCGTTGCCCGGCAGATCGGCCTTGATGGCCGGGATGGCGTCATTACCGGGCCGGAACTCGGCATGCTGGGTGATTCCGAGCTGCAGCAACGCATCAAAACTGCTCACATATTCTGCCGCGTGGTTCCCGAGCAGAAGCTGCGTCTGGTGGATGCATTCAAGGCCGATGGTGAAATCGTTGCCATGACCGGCGACGGCGTAAACGATGCGCCGGCGCTCAAGGCGGCACACATCGGGATTGCCATGGGCGGACGTGGAACGGATGTGGCGCGCGAATCCGCGTCGTTGGTGCTGCTGGACGATGATTTCTCCTCGATCGTCAGCGCAGTGAAACTCGGACGCCGCATTTTCGACAATCTGAGAAAGGCGTTCGCTTTCGTCATCGCCGTGCACGTTCCGATTGTCGGCATGTCCCTCATCCCGGTGATGATGGGCTGGCCGATTGTGCTGATGCCCGTGCATATCCTCTTCCTGCAGCTCATCATCGATCCCGCATGTTCCATAGTGTTCGAGGCCGAACCGGAAGAGGCCGATGTCATGCGGCGGCCGCCGCGATCCGCATCCGCGCGGCTGTTCGACCGCGGGATCCTGAAGCGCAGTTTTACGCAGGGATTCGTATTGCTTGCCGTCGTCCTGTCGATATTCTCGGTGGCGCTGATGACGGGGCGGGGGGCGAATGAGGCCCGGGCGCTGACTTTCACGACCATGGTGCTGGCGAGCATCGGCCTGATCTTCGCCAACCGCTCGTGGTCGCGCCCGGCGCTGGCCACGCTGGGCGTGCCAAATGCCGCGCTCTGGTGGATCACGATCGGGGCCGCGGCCTTGCTGGGACTGATTCTCTATCTGCCGGCGCTCAGCAATTTATTCCTGTTCGGCGAGCTGCGTCCGTCCGATCTGGCCTTATGCCTCATTGCCGGCCTTGCGACATTCATTTTTTTCGAACTGTCGAAATTGTTTCGCGTGCTGGAGGTCAGCCGCCGCTCAGGGCGCCCAGGATAA
- a CDS encoding glycoside hydrolase family 17, which produces MEYSSRKIVVLVVFGAAALLCVLRWWQLGRPVELPNAPEGRLACVSYTPAWQPEAPGAEITPAQIDVDLRRLANRFRCVRTYAVTRGMDAVPAVARKYGMKVLLGVWIGPDAADNEMQIRIATRLAGDNADVIKAIIVGNEVLLRHEQSEAALRGYLERVHAATHLPVSYADVWEFWLRRPGLAGAVSFITIHILPYWENNPVSVDAALDHTREVYAKTSRQFPGKHVLIGETGWPTAGRPRAGAVPSRINAARYIREFTRYAADHQLDYNLIEAYDQPWKRLAEGTVGGFWGLYDARGEAKYGLQGPVREVEDWQRGLQAALAAALLFMIAGAGIPPRAGRPAMILLATAGVITGATLTAQYDYLANDSRDAIEWLLSGAGTAWGWLAFLLILSAFKSWLDGRAALPRIASIGETIAVFRHGGQWSMSRMLGLLRFGLLAGMSYLNLGLVLDGRYRNFPITLLVLPVTSIALVEAIRARDTVSRARLAPEELLMVWWLPLAGLLLIAVERGLNCAAWSWAALCLLLAGGTCDWRRPEAGEQQRAQQQSQPGREVAVK; this is translated from the coding sequence GTGGAGTATTCGAGCCGCAAGATCGTCGTGCTCGTCGTCTTTGGCGCGGCGGCGCTGCTTTGCGTGCTGCGCTGGTGGCAGTTGGGACGGCCCGTCGAGCTGCCTAATGCGCCGGAGGGCAGGCTGGCCTGCGTATCCTACACGCCAGCCTGGCAGCCGGAGGCACCGGGCGCCGAAATCACGCCGGCGCAAATCGATGTCGATCTGCGGCGCCTGGCGAATCGTTTCCGATGCGTGCGCACCTACGCCGTGACCCGCGGCATGGACGCCGTGCCCGCCGTCGCCCGTAAATACGGAATGAAAGTGTTGCTCGGCGTATGGATTGGCCCGGATGCGGCGGACAACGAGATGCAAATCCGCATCGCGACACGATTGGCGGGGGACAATGCGGATGTCATCAAGGCCATCATCGTCGGCAACGAGGTGTTGCTGCGGCATGAGCAATCGGAAGCGGCATTGCGCGGCTATCTCGAGCGCGTTCATGCCGCCACGCATCTACCGGTGAGCTATGCCGATGTCTGGGAATTCTGGCTGCGGCGCCCCGGCCTCGCCGGTGCGGTGTCTTTCATTACCATACACATACTGCCCTACTGGGAGAATAATCCCGTTTCCGTGGACGCGGCTCTCGATCACACGCGCGAGGTGTATGCGAAGACTTCGCGGCAATTCCCGGGCAAGCACGTGCTCATCGGTGAGACCGGCTGGCCCACCGCCGGGCGGCCCCGCGCGGGCGCCGTGCCTTCGCGGATCAATGCCGCACGTTATATACGCGAATTCACACGCTACGCCGCGGATCATCAGCTCGACTACAACCTGATCGAGGCCTACGACCAGCCCTGGAAACGTCTCGCCGAGGGAACGGTCGGCGGCTTCTGGGGCTTGTATGACGCCCGGGGCGAAGCCAAGTACGGTTTGCAGGGTCCGGTGCGCGAAGTGGAAGACTGGCAACGCGGCCTTCAAGCTGCGCTGGCGGCGGCGCTGCTCTTCATGATCGCCGGCGCCGGCATTCCTCCGCGCGCCGGCCGGCCGGCGATGATCCTCCTGGCAACCGCCGGTGTGATCACCGGCGCCACGCTGACGGCGCAGTATGATTATCTTGCCAATGACAGCCGCGATGCCATCGAGTGGCTACTGTCGGGCGCAGGCACCGCATGGGGGTGGCTGGCATTCCTATTGATACTTTCGGCGTTCAAGTCATGGCTGGATGGACGTGCAGCATTGCCGCGCATCGCAAGCATCGGGGAAACGATCGCAGTCTTCCGCCATGGTGGTCAATGGTCCATGTCGCGGATGCTGGGATTGCTCCGCTTCGGATTGCTGGCCGGAATGTCGTATCTGAATCTGGGATTGGTGCTGGATGGACGTTACCGGAATTTTCCCATAACGCTGCTGGTCCTGCCGGTGACGAGCATCGCGCTCGTGGAGGCGATAAGGGCGCGCGATACGGTTTCACGCGCGCGACTGGCGCCGGAGGAACTGTTGATGGTGTGGTGGCTGCCGCTGGCCGGGCTGCTCCTCATCGCGGTTGAACGAGGTCTCAACTGCGCCGCCTGGTCATGGGCGGCGTTGTGCCTCCTGCTCGCGGGCGGCACCTGTGACTGGCGGCGCCCAGAGGCGGGAGAGCAGCAGCGCGCTCAACAACAATCCCAGCCCGGCCGGGAAGTAGCGGTAAAGTAA
- a CDS encoding MoaD/ThiS family protein, with amino-acid sequence MRVLIPSQLQDYTRNESQVEARGGTVGEILDDLDRRFPGIRFRIIDEQDRIRRHLRVFINEEQTHALETPLKPDDRLIILGALSGG; translated from the coding sequence ATGCGGGTGCTCATTCCTTCGCAACTTCAGGATTACACGCGCAACGAGAGCCAGGTCGAGGCCAGGGGCGGTACCGTTGGCGAGATTCTGGATGATCTTGACCGGCGGTTCCCCGGGATCCGGTTCCGGATCATCGATGAGCAGGATCGCATCCGCAGACATCTGCGCGTTTTTATCAATGAAGAACAGACCCATGCCCTGGAAACACCGCTGAAGCCAGATGATCGCCTGATTATCCTGGGCGCCCTGAGCGGCGGCTGA
- a CDS encoding glycosyl hydrolase yields the protein MALLIGSRKGAFILHAGPGRRDWRTVGPHFLGHAVHHIVLDPRDGRTLLCTAHAGHLGPTLFRSTDRGKSWQESKKPPAFAKAPEGETGRSVDHVFWLAPGHASEPGAWYAGTSPQGLFRSEDGGVTWEGVAGFNAHPKRPAWCGDGQQAAPDGATLHSIIVDPRDPKHLYIGLSSGGVFESTDGGRDWAPINRGCRADFIPVPDPEYGHDVHCMRLHPLAPDRLYQQNHCGIYRMDRAESRWVRIGERMPKKIGDIGFPLALHPRDPDTMWVFPMDGSTVWPRVSPGGKPAVYVSHNGGGSWRRQDRGLPVNQGWFTVKRQAMCADRHDPAGVYFGTTGGELWASTNEGEKWNCLVRHLPEIYSVETAVFA from the coding sequence ATGGCCCTGCTTATCGGCTCGCGCAAGGGCGCATTCATACTGCATGCCGGCCCCGGACGCCGTGACTGGCGGACCGTCGGCCCGCACTTCCTCGGCCACGCCGTGCACCACATCGTGCTGGACCCGCGCGATGGCCGCACCCTGCTCTGCACGGCGCACGCGGGACATCTCGGACCGACCCTGTTTCGTTCCACCGATCGCGGCAAGTCCTGGCAGGAGTCGAAGAAACCGCCCGCCTTCGCCAAGGCCCCGGAAGGTGAAACCGGCCGTTCCGTCGATCATGTCTTCTGGCTGGCGCCCGGCCATGCCAGCGAACCCGGGGCATGGTATGCCGGCACATCGCCGCAAGGTTTGTTCCGTTCCGAGGACGGCGGCGTCACCTGGGAGGGGGTCGCGGGGTTCAACGCGCATCCCAAGCGACCGGCCTGGTGCGGCGACGGGCAGCAGGCGGCGCCGGACGGCGCCACCCTGCATTCGATCATCGTCGATCCACGCGATCCAAAACATCTCTACATCGGCCTGTCCTCCGGCGGCGTCTTCGAAAGCACCGACGGCGGCCGCGACTGGGCGCCGATCAACCGAGGCTGCCGCGCCGATTTCATACCGGTGCCGGATCCGGAATACGGCCATGACGTGCACTGCATGCGACTGCACCCGCTCGCCCCGGATCGCCTGTACCAACAAAATCACTGCGGTATCTATCGCATGGACCGCGCCGAAAGCCGCTGGGTGCGCATCGGCGAGCGCATGCCGAAAAAGATCGGCGACATCGGCTTTCCGCTGGCGCTGCATCCGCGCGACCCGGACACGATGTGGGTGTTCCCCATGGATGGCTCGACGGTCTGGCCGCGCGTCAGTCCCGGCGGCAAGCCGGCGGTTTATGTCTCGCACAACGGCGGCGGCAGCTGGCGGCGCCAGGATCGCGGCCTGCCGGTCAATCAGGGCTGGTTCACTGTCAAGCGCCAGGCGATGTGCGCGGATCGGCACGATCCGGCCGGTGTGTACTTCGGCACGACGGGGGGCGAGTTGTGGGCCAGCACGAATGAAGGCGAAAAATGGAACTGCCTCGTCCGTCACCTGCCGGAGATCTATTCGGTCGAAACAGCGGTATTCGCGTGA
- a CDS encoding DUF1353 domain-containing protein — translation MPNRFFDIDGDVSLQLAPWKLQAEGKPLGVALFVLQVPLRFRSDIAGGIITVPQGYVSDLASIPQFAWSIFMASDDPRIELGGWVHDVLYQYEGVVTLEDGGQTALTRKDADNILANEAMADLGATSVQRFAVYQALRRFGHGWKKEPFTERFT, via the coding sequence ATGCCCAACCGCTTCTTCGATATTGATGGCGATGTATCATTGCAACTGGCGCCGTGGAAATTGCAGGCTGAAGGCAAGCCGCTCGGCGTGGCGCTGTTCGTCCTCCAGGTGCCGCTGCGATTCCGCAGTGACATCGCGGGCGGTATCATCACGGTGCCACAGGGATATGTCTCGGATCTCGCGTCGATCCCCCAGTTTGCATGGTCGATCTTCATGGCCAGCGACGACCCCCGCATAGAACTCGGCGGCTGGGTGCATGACGTCCTCTATCAATATGAAGGAGTGGTCACGCTGGAAGATGGCGGTCAGACGGCATTGACGCGCAAGGATGCTGACAACATCCTGGCCAATGAAGCGATGGCCGATCTGGGCGCGACCAGCGTTCAACGCTTTGCGGTCTATCAGGCGTTGCGGCGCTTCGGCCACGGCTGGAAGAAGGAGCCATTCACCGAGCGCTTTACCTGA
- a CDS encoding DUF2339 domain-containing protein, whose amino-acid sequence MAEIEQQLAALEARLEKIESHIGLKPEATAPGKPTAPAPAVSKPSTSKAPKKDEHHGPSFATQLLGWGGAAALVLAASYVIKLALVSGWLTPERQVMLAVLSAFAMIGVGWALRAGDRAYAGLLPAAGVVILFLSVYGAHLYYALIGVPAALSAVLLICILSLWLCHVFQSTLYAFFAVAGTYSAPFLLRSLLLDVSDLAVYYSCWSVVFCWFSIWVGTRSVYLLALYLALIGFDQAWRDGGHYEQWLIVVVFQAVQFLIFAGTAALYSVRRMAPMNESTATAHLPALLIFYVLQYELLDRHIPAYAPWVAVGSAAVLAIIYMVARALLRRDMPGGRMLLGAYIAIVIFHAGYLESVPEAWMPWVGLIVLPVTAVFGMLRGKLSAAGVFVWLAVFLIFVINYVRIVADYDRHMVVGADALSVLYPVELYGGYILARRANAAKGAWPLLLFAGHLAAIAAATHLFTGRIAVSLAWGALALGCLLASLSWKDKLLGQSSLLIFAISAGKVLFYDLGSSAPLVRIGTLIVVGVSFYVGGWLYRRIEAIPN is encoded by the coding sequence ATGGCGGAGATTGAACAGCAGCTGGCGGCGTTAGAGGCACGGCTGGAAAAGATTGAATCCCACATCGGTCTCAAACCGGAAGCGACGGCGCCGGGCAAACCAACGGCACCCGCGCCGGCGGTTTCCAAACCTTCAACGTCCAAAGCGCCGAAAAAAGACGAGCATCACGGTCCGTCGTTCGCGACGCAACTGTTGGGGTGGGGCGGGGCCGCGGCGCTGGTGCTGGCGGCGTCCTACGTCATCAAGCTGGCGCTGGTGTCCGGCTGGCTCACGCCGGAGCGGCAGGTCATGCTGGCCGTGTTGTCCGCCTTCGCCATGATCGGCGTCGGCTGGGCGCTGCGCGCGGGCGATCGCGCTTATGCGGGCCTGCTGCCGGCGGCCGGCGTGGTCATTCTGTTCCTGTCCGTCTATGGCGCGCATCTCTATTACGCGCTCATCGGCGTGCCCGCCGCCTTGTCCGCCGTGCTGCTGATCTGCATTCTGTCCCTGTGGTTGTGCCATGTGTTCCAGAGCACGCTCTATGCCTTCTTCGCCGTGGCGGGTACCTATTCCGCGCCCTTTCTGCTGCGCAGCCTGCTGCTGGACGTGTCCGATCTGGCCGTCTATTACTCCTGCTGGAGCGTGGTGTTCTGCTGGTTTTCGATTTGGGTGGGCACCCGCTCGGTGTATCTGCTGGCGCTGTACCTCGCGCTGATCGGCTTCGATCAGGCGTGGCGCGACGGCGGCCATTATGAGCAATGGCTGATTGTGGTGGTGTTCCAAGCCGTGCAATTCCTGATCTTCGCCGGCACCGCGGCGCTTTATTCCGTGCGCCGCATGGCGCCGATGAACGAATCCACGGCCACGGCGCACCTGCCGGCGTTGCTCATCTTCTATGTGCTGCAATACGAATTGCTGGACCGGCACATTCCAGCCTATGCGCCGTGGGTGGCGGTGGGAAGCGCCGCCGTGCTCGCGATCATTTATATGGTCGCGCGAGCCCTATTGAGGCGCGACATGCCCGGCGGACGGATGCTGCTGGGCGCCTACATCGCGATCGTGATTTTCCACGCCGGCTATCTGGAGTCCGTGCCCGAGGCCTGGATGCCGTGGGTGGGACTCATCGTACTGCCGGTAACGGCCGTTTTTGGAATGCTCAGGGGCAAGCTTTCGGCGGCGGGAGTTTTCGTCTGGCTGGCGGTGTTCCTGATCTTCGTCATCAACTACGTGCGCATCGTTGCGGACTATGATCGCCACATGGTCGTCGGCGCGGACGCACTCTCCGTCCTGTACCCCGTGGAGTTGTACGGCGGCTATATTTTGGCGCGCCGCGCGAACGCGGCGAAGGGCGCGTGGCCGCTGCTGCTGTTCGCGGGACATCTGGCCGCAATCGCGGCCGCCACGCATTTGTTCACCGGCCGCATCGCGGTGTCACTGGCGTGGGGCGCGCTGGCGCTGGGCTGTCTGCTGGCGTCGCTGAGCTGGAAGGACAAGCTGCTGGGACAATCCTCCCTGCTCATCTTCGCCATTTCGGCAGGCAAGGTGCTGTTCTACGATCTGGGGTCATCCGCCCCGCTGGTCAGGATCGGCACGCTGATCGTGGTCGGCGTATCATTTTATGTCGGTGGCTGGCTGTACCGCAGAATCGAAGCCATCCCAAATTAA
- a CDS encoding ABC transporter substrate-binding protein, with product MAKLVFSRLLMLFAATVFAVAANAAADGSGDPQAVIRGTVEDLRTAVLRDKAIIDSDPNHAVELVDQIVSPHVDTVRSGRLILGKHWREATPEQQQQFIDNFKRLLLRTYAINVSDYTDVSIAYLQTTHGDDPALAVVRTRISVPGKQQLNIDYRMIKTDGGWKVYDVLADGVSIVVTFRTGVDTEIQQYGMDGFITRLSERSSKPLTTSNTN from the coding sequence ATGGCCAAGCTTGTTTTTTCGCGACTATTGATGCTGTTTGCCGCAACTGTGTTTGCCGTCGCCGCAAACGCGGCGGCGGATGGTTCCGGCGATCCGCAGGCCGTTATCCGCGGCACGGTGGAAGACCTGCGAACGGCGGTGCTGCGCGACAAGGCGATCATCGACAGCGACCCCAATCACGCCGTTGAACTCGTCGATCAGATCGTATCGCCGCACGTGGATACCGTGCGTTCCGGGCGCTTGATCCTGGGCAAACACTGGCGCGAGGCGACCCCCGAGCAGCAGCAGCAATTCATCGACAATTTCAAGCGGCTGCTGTTGCGGACCTACGCCATCAATGTTTCCGACTATACCGACGTGAGCATCGCATACCTGCAGACGACGCACGGCGACGACCCGGCATTGGCGGTCGTGCGCACCCGCATATCGGTGCCCGGTAAACAACAGCTCAACATCGATTACCGGATGATCAAGACGGATGGGGGTTGGAAGGTCTACGACGTCCTGGCGGACGGTGTCAGCATCGTGGTGACGTTCCGCACGGGGGTGGATACGGAAATACAGCAATACGGCATGGATGGCTTCATCACCCGGTTGAGCGAGAGAAGCTCAAAGCCGCTGACGACCAGCAATACGAATTGA
- a CDS encoding DUF5675 family protein: MELKLIRKEFTDKGAIGELYVNGEYECLTSEKIGGAGVIPAGAYDVVVDFSSRFQRLLPHLVNVPNFEGVYIHPGDADKDAGGCILLGQTMGQDSISGSKQAFEALFAKLQDLPATELIILEIAVEPLPVARPAQTTRPPVAEKTARRAIKPRRSAGRPPRVAGKQPLRGAFNQGGVPTIACFNKAKTKLGVNFDKLITAMQVFIDEYVAPVWGTPAKLIKSEGFIKGAWAMVFLDDADQPGALAYHDLTPDGLPEAKVFVKTTLENKDLVSVSASHELVEMLVDPAINMMTTGPDPDLMYAYESADPVEALSFPVKGVPMTDFVFPAYFEAFHKPGSVQFDQMKKIREPFQILSGGYQIIFKNGKWKQIYGSKAKKKAFKREDRRGHRSEQRAAKRLKRADPKAIARAGRKK; this comes from the coding sequence ATGGAATTAAAACTCATACGCAAGGAATTCACTGACAAGGGCGCGATCGGTGAACTGTACGTCAATGGTGAATATGAATGCCTGACATCTGAAAAGATCGGCGGCGCCGGGGTCATTCCCGCGGGGGCCTATGACGTGGTGGTCGATTTCTCCTCACGGTTCCAGCGGCTGTTGCCGCATCTGGTGAACGTGCCGAATTTCGAGGGCGTCTACATCCACCCCGGCGATGCCGACAAGGACGCCGGGGGCTGCATTCTACTCGGTCAGACCATGGGCCAGGATTCCATCAGCGGCAGCAAACAGGCCTTCGAAGCGCTGTTCGCCAAGCTGCAAGACCTGCCCGCGACCGAACTCATCATCCTTGAAATCGCGGTGGAACCGCTGCCTGTCGCCAGGCCGGCGCAGACAACGCGTCCGCCGGTGGCGGAAAAAACGGCCCGCCGCGCGATCAAACCGCGCCGCTCCGCCGGCAGACCGCCCCGCGTCGCAGGCAAACAACCACTACGCGGTGCGTTCAATCAGGGCGGCGTGCCCACCATTGCCTGCTTCAACAAGGCGAAGACAAAACTGGGCGTCAACTTCGACAAACTCATTACCGCCATGCAGGTGTTCATCGACGAGTACGTCGCGCCCGTCTGGGGCACGCCCGCGAAGCTCATCAAGTCTGAAGGCTTCATCAAGGGCGCCTGGGCGATGGTGTTCCTCGACGATGCCGACCAACCCGGCGCGCTCGCCTACCACGATCTCACGCCGGACGGCCTGCCCGAGGCCAAAGTCTTTGTGAAAACGACACTGGAGAACAAGGATCTGGTGAGCGTATCGGCCTCGCATGAACTGGTGGAGATGCTGGTGGACCCGGCCATCAACATGATGACCACCGGCCCCGATCCGGATCTGATGTACGCCTACGAAAGCGCCGATCCGGTCGAGGCGCTGAGCTTCCCGGTCAAGGGCGTCCCGATGACGGACTTCGTGTTCCCGGCGTACTTCGAGGCCTTCCACAAACCGGGCTCAGTGCAGTTCGATCAGATGAAAAAGATCAGGGAGCCGTTCCAGATCCTGTCCGGCGGCTACCAGATCATCTTCAAAAACGGCAAGTGGAAGCAGATCTACGGTTCCAAGGCCAAGAAGAAGGCATTCAAGCGCGAAGATCGACGCGGCCACCGCAGCGAACAGCGCGCCGCGAAAAGGCTCAAGCGCGCCGATCCCAAAGCCATCGCCCGCGCCGGGCGGAAGAAGTGA
- a CDS encoding SDR family NAD(P)-dependent oxidoreductase, which produces MAVITGAGSGIGCALATELAGRGMKAIGLIDLSDGLAEVCAKINKETGRAVAHPFKGNTTDVEFRKQVFDAMESQHGTVTICVPAAGITRDDLAVRVDKATGKARVYPVENFRLVLEVNLVAPVYWAMEMVARIAEDRLRKGLKRWTPSERIQGTVVFIGSISSQGNKGQISYASTKAGLEGAAATLTKEAIFHGVRCGVIHPGFTDTPMVRALGAEYIERNILPFTQLGRLIRTEEIADAICFMISNSAVSGELWADAGWHPSPA; this is translated from the coding sequence GTGGCTGTGATTACAGGCGCCGGCAGCGGCATCGGCTGCGCCCTGGCGACGGAACTGGCCGGGCGCGGAATGAAGGCGATCGGCCTGATCGACCTCAGCGACGGCCTTGCCGAGGTGTGTGCAAAGATCAACAAGGAAACCGGCAGGGCCGTGGCGCATCCCTTCAAGGGCAACACCACGGACGTGGAGTTTCGCAAGCAGGTCTTCGACGCGATGGAGTCGCAGCACGGCACGGTGACGATTTGCGTGCCGGCCGCGGGCATCACCCGCGATGATCTGGCGGTCAGGGTCGACAAGGCCACCGGCAAGGCGCGCGTCTATCCCGTCGAAAACTTCCGTCTCGTGCTCGAAGTGAATCTGGTGGCGCCCGTGTACTGGGCGATGGAGATGGTGGCCCGCATCGCCGAGGATCGGCTGCGCAAGGGCCTCAAGCGCTGGACGCCGTCGGAGCGGATCCAGGGTACGGTGGTGTTCATCGGCTCCATATCGTCACAGGGCAACAAGGGTCAGATTTCCTACGCCAGCACCAAGGCCGGCCTGGAGGGCGCCGCCGCGACGCTGACGAAGGAGGCGATTTTCCACGGCGTGCGCTGCGGCGTGATCCATCCCGGCTTCACCGACACGCCCATGGTCCGCGCGCTGGGCGCCGAATACATCGAACGCAACATCCTGCCGTTCACTCAACTCGGCCGGCTGATCCGCACGGAGGAAATCGCCGATGCGATCTGCTTCATGATCTCGAACTCGGCGGTGAGCGGCGAGTTGTGGGCGGACGCGGGCTGGCACCCCTCGCCGGCTTAA